A window of Candidatus Palauibacter australiensis contains these coding sequences:
- a CDS encoding RNA polymerase sigma factor has protein sequence MTTAAQPERRVHDWSERFGPELQRHVAGMLGSADEARDVVQDLWVTALGARPEAGDAVNIRAWLYRVATRRALDRLAMRRRRSELLAAHSGELQPRALPAADAALGRLSEAAAARVRRGVAELPRRQRDAVWFRWIEQLDYATIASRMGASPEAVRANVYQGMKKLRRDLAEVWREEGPI, from the coding sequence ATGACCACAGCTGCGCAGCCGGAACGGCGGGTGCACGACTGGTCCGAGCGGTTCGGTCCGGAATTGCAGCGCCACGTAGCCGGGATGCTGGGCAGCGCGGACGAGGCCCGGGATGTGGTGCAGGACCTGTGGGTGACGGCGCTCGGCGCGCGGCCCGAGGCGGGAGACGCCGTGAACATTCGGGCGTGGCTGTACCGGGTCGCGACCCGGCGGGCGCTCGACCGCCTGGCCATGCGCCGCCGGCGCTCCGAGTTGCTCGCGGCCCACTCCGGCGAGCTGCAGCCGAGGGCCCTTCCCGCGGCCGATGCGGCGCTGGGTCGGCTCTCCGAAGCCGCCGCGGCGCGCGTCCGGAGGGGGGTCGCGGAACTCCCGCGGCGGCAACGGGACGCCGTCTGGTTCCGCTGGATCGAGCAGTTGGATTACGCGACGATCGCCAGCCGGATGGGGGCCTCTCCCGAGGCTGTGAGAGCCAACGTCTACCAGGGGATGAAGAAGCTGCGCCGCGACCTCGCCGAGGTGTGGCGCGAAGAGGGGCCGATATGA
- a CDS encoding formate--tetrahydrofolate ligase yields MLTDVQIAEAATPRPIGEIGAKIGLGLDELVPYGHYKAKVGPESIFEREPGSGRLVLVTGITPTAAGEGKTTVSVGLADGLRRVGANSVLCIREPSLGPVFGVKGGAAGGGYSQVIPMADINLHFTGDLHAITSAHALLSAALDNHLQQGNRLGVDPRQITWRRAVDMNDRALRNIVVGLGGRINGVPREDGFMITAASEVMAIFCLAASLEDLEERLSSIIVGYDYGGEPVRARELNVAGAMTLLLREAIGPNLVQTLEGTPAFVHGGPFANIAHGCNSLMATRAGLAFGDIVITEAGFGSDLGAEKFFDIKCRTGGLNPEATVLVATIRALKLHGGGDRTALSTPDPDAVRGGLANLGAHVENIRGFGIEPVVAINVFATDSDEEVAAVAEACEELGTPWARSDGHALGGAGCEDLARAVLAALDAGTAAFAPKYDARASIRDKIEAIARKVYGADGVDYAARASKDIRQLEAAGLGDTPVCIAKTPNSLSDDPARLGRPTGFRITVQDVRPSAGAGFVVARAGTVMTMPGLPRVPAAEGIRIVEDGSVVGLF; encoded by the coding sequence ATGCTCACGGACGTACAGATCGCCGAGGCCGCGACGCCACGGCCCATCGGGGAGATCGGGGCGAAGATCGGGCTGGGCCTCGATGAACTCGTGCCATACGGCCACTACAAGGCGAAGGTCGGCCCGGAGTCCATCTTCGAGCGTGAGCCCGGCTCGGGCCGGCTCGTCCTCGTCACCGGCATCACCCCGACGGCGGCGGGCGAGGGCAAGACGACCGTCTCCGTGGGACTCGCGGACGGTCTGCGCCGCGTAGGGGCCAACTCGGTGCTCTGCATTCGCGAGCCGAGCCTGGGCCCGGTGTTCGGCGTCAAGGGCGGCGCCGCCGGCGGGGGATACTCGCAGGTGATCCCGATGGCGGACATCAACCTCCACTTCACGGGGGACCTGCACGCGATCACGTCGGCGCACGCGCTCCTGTCGGCGGCGCTGGACAACCACCTGCAGCAGGGGAACCGGCTCGGGGTCGACCCGCGCCAGATCACATGGCGGCGCGCCGTCGACATGAACGACCGGGCGCTGCGGAACATCGTCGTCGGGCTCGGGGGCCGGATCAACGGGGTGCCGCGCGAGGATGGCTTCATGATCACGGCGGCCTCGGAGGTGATGGCGATCTTCTGCCTCGCCGCCAGCCTTGAGGATCTGGAGGAGCGGCTGAGCAGCATCATCGTGGGGTACGACTACGGCGGGGAGCCGGTGCGGGCGCGCGAACTGAACGTGGCGGGCGCCATGACCCTGCTGCTGCGGGAGGCGATCGGACCGAACCTCGTTCAGACGCTGGAGGGCACGCCGGCCTTCGTCCACGGCGGGCCCTTCGCGAACATCGCCCACGGCTGCAATTCGCTCATGGCCACGCGGGCCGGATTGGCCTTCGGCGACATTGTGATCACGGAGGCGGGGTTCGGTTCGGACCTCGGGGCCGAGAAGTTCTTCGACATCAAGTGCCGGACGGGCGGACTGAACCCGGAGGCCACCGTGCTCGTGGCGACGATCCGCGCCCTCAAGCTGCACGGCGGGGGCGACCGCACCGCGCTCTCGACGCCGGATCCCGACGCGGTCCGCGGCGGGCTCGCAAACCTCGGCGCGCACGTCGAGAACATCCGCGGCTTCGGCATCGAGCCGGTGGTGGCGATCAACGTGTTCGCGACGGACTCCGACGAGGAGGTCGCGGCGGTGGCCGAAGCGTGCGAGGAGCTGGGCACGCCCTGGGCTCGCTCCGATGGCCACGCGCTGGGCGGCGCCGGCTGCGAGGATCTGGCCCGCGCGGTCCTGGCAGCGCTCGACGCGGGGACGGCCGCCTTCGCGCCGAAGTACGATGCCAGGGCTTCGATCCGGGACAAGATCGAGGCGATCGCGCGGAAGGTGTACGGAGCGGACGGGGTGGACTATGCGGCGCGCGCTTCGAAGGACATCCGGCAACTCGAGGCGGCCGGGCTCGGGGACACGCCGGTCTGCATCGCGAAGACGCCGAACAGCCTGAGCGACGACCCGGCGCGCCTCGGACGGCCGACCGGCTTCCGAATCACGGTTCAGGACGTGCGTCCCTCGGCGGGGGCGGGCTTCGTCGTGGCCAGGGCGGGCACCGTCATGACGATGCCTGGCCTCCCGCGCGTGCCCGCCGCGGAGGGGATCCGGATCGTCGAGGACGGGAGCGTGGTCGGGCTCTTCTGA
- a CDS encoding methylated-DNA--[protein]-cysteine S-methyltransferase: MTRRCTTCREEDVLAWILGDLDADAALKLAERMAACPACRERAVAYRGLHRSAERLRDGPVIRWRRFDSPFGAMRVAASAAGLVALSWQDESDAAFVAGLEHRYPSIPVVRDTDRLGPAEEQLTEYFGRRRPRFDLFVDLTGLGDFQRAVLDAASGLEFGETVTYTEIARRIGRPKASRAVGNALGRNPIPIIVPCHRVVRTDRTLGGYTGGLRYKRALLDIEGRTDLLHPHDQTEMPLA; encoded by the coding sequence ATGACTCGACGTTGCACGACCTGTCGCGAAGAAGACGTGCTCGCCTGGATCCTGGGCGACCTGGATGCGGACGCCGCTCTGAAGCTCGCCGAACGCATGGCGGCCTGCCCGGCCTGTCGGGAGCGTGCGGTGGCATACCGGGGCCTGCATCGCTCCGCGGAGCGCCTCCGAGACGGCCCGGTCATCCGCTGGCGCCGCTTCGATTCGCCCTTCGGCGCCATGCGCGTCGCGGCGAGCGCCGCCGGGCTGGTCGCGCTCTCGTGGCAGGACGAGAGCGACGCTGCGTTCGTCGCCGGCCTCGAACACCGGTACCCGTCGATCCCCGTGGTGCGCGACACCGACCGACTCGGCCCCGCGGAAGAGCAACTGACGGAGTACTTCGGCCGTCGCCGCCCTCGCTTCGATCTCTTCGTCGACCTCACGGGACTTGGCGACTTCCAGCGGGCCGTGCTGGACGCCGCCTCCGGACTCGAGTTCGGCGAGACCGTGACGTACACGGAGATCGCCAGGCGCATCGGCCGTCCGAAGGCATCGCGCGCGGTCGGCAACGCGCTCGGCCGGAACCCGATACCGATCATCGTGCCGTGCCACCGGGTCGTCCGGACCGACCGGACGCTCGGGGGATACACGGGCGGACTCCGCTACAAGCGCGCCCTCCTCGACATCGAGGGCCGGACCGATCTCCTCCACCCCCACGACCAGACCGAGATGCCGCTCGCCTGA
- a CDS encoding transaldolase, whose protein sequence is MIEIDLSAGAHTEGVERRLREWDAEDAVARLWRRDPALWSADADTPELADRLGWLDLPETSPAGLGPLEELRASVPFWFTDLVLLGMGGSSLAPEVIARTMPGEGLPLTLVDTTHPGALRDLEWLRPANTIFVVSSKSGTTVETLSLFRHFWSRTAEVVEDPGAHFIAVTDPGSPLAELGRERGFRAVFEAPTDVGGRFSALSPFGLAPAALAGADVPALLAEAAEAADACKDEAHLNPGFLLGAALGELALAGRDKVTFLAASDWEAFPDWAEQLLAESTGKEGRGIVPVVAEPPRPPDEYGEDRVFVGLLLGGDAAREAEQWGEADETPDVLDALQAAGHPTLRIQLERPEELGALFFVWEVGVAMAGAALGIQPFNQPDVQLAKRLARRAMAGDGGPDAEPTENETVTDADEIDLVWEVPQFGHAPPRTPVPPDLDGIRERLEDFVSAVASTDYIAVQAFLAGGEAEEGLLGTLRAALAAATGATTTLGHGPRFLHSTGQLHKGGPDNGVFLQLVDDAGEHVHVPETDFTFRQLIRAQALGDIEALGQCDRRTLRVRVGGPEGLGLRRLIQLVEESA, encoded by the coding sequence ATGATCGAGATCGACCTCTCCGCCGGCGCCCACACGGAGGGTGTGGAGCGCCGCCTCCGGGAATGGGACGCCGAGGACGCGGTGGCGCGGCTCTGGCGGCGGGATCCGGCGCTGTGGAGCGCGGACGCGGACACGCCCGAACTGGCCGACCGGCTCGGCTGGCTGGACCTTCCGGAGACGTCTCCCGCGGGGCTCGGCCCGCTCGAGGAGTTACGCGCAAGCGTGCCCTTCTGGTTCACCGATCTCGTGCTGCTCGGCATGGGGGGATCGAGCCTCGCGCCCGAGGTGATCGCGCGGACGATGCCGGGCGAGGGGCTGCCGCTCACGCTCGTGGACACCACGCACCCCGGTGCGCTCCGCGACCTGGAGTGGCTGCGCCCCGCGAACACCATCTTCGTCGTCTCCAGCAAGTCGGGCACGACCGTCGAGACGCTCTCGCTCTTCCGCCACTTCTGGTCGCGTACCGCAGAAGTCGTGGAAGATCCCGGGGCACACTTCATCGCGGTCACGGACCCCGGGTCTCCCCTCGCCGAACTTGGCCGCGAGCGGGGATTCCGCGCCGTGTTCGAGGCACCCACCGACGTGGGGGGCCGCTTCTCGGCCCTCAGCCCCTTCGGCCTGGCGCCGGCGGCGCTCGCGGGCGCCGATGTCCCGGCTCTTCTCGCGGAGGCGGCCGAGGCCGCGGATGCCTGCAAGGACGAGGCCCACCTCAACCCGGGCTTCCTCCTCGGGGCGGCGCTGGGGGAACTCGCGCTCGCGGGGCGCGACAAGGTCACCTTCCTCGCGGCGTCCGACTGGGAGGCGTTTCCGGACTGGGCGGAGCAACTCCTCGCCGAGAGCACCGGCAAGGAGGGCCGGGGCATCGTCCCGGTCGTCGCCGAGCCGCCGAGGCCGCCGGACGAATACGGCGAGGACCGGGTCTTCGTCGGCCTGCTCCTCGGCGGTGACGCGGCGCGCGAAGCGGAGCAATGGGGAGAAGCCGACGAGACGCCGGACGTCCTCGACGCGCTCCAGGCGGCCGGCCACCCGACGCTGCGCATCCAGCTCGAACGGCCCGAGGAACTCGGCGCCCTCTTCTTCGTCTGGGAGGTGGGCGTGGCCATGGCCGGAGCGGCTCTCGGCATCCAGCCCTTCAACCAGCCCGACGTACAGCTCGCCAAGCGCCTGGCGCGTCGGGCGATGGCGGGCGACGGCGGGCCGGATGCGGAGCCGACGGAGAACGAGACGGTCACCGATGCGGATGAGATCGACCTCGTCTGGGAGGTGCCTCAGTTCGGACACGCCCCGCCCCGAACGCCCGTGCCCCCCGACCTGGATGGGATCCGCGAGCGGCTGGAGGACTTCGTGTCCGCGGTGGCCTCGACGGACTACATCGCCGTACAGGCGTTCCTCGCGGGAGGCGAGGCGGAGGAGGGGCTGCTCGGGACGCTGCGGGCGGCCCTCGCCGCGGCCACGGGGGCGACGACCACGCTGGGCCACGGCCCCCGCTTCCTGCATTCGACCGGACAACTGCACAAGGGGGGGCCGGACAACGGCGTCTTCCTTCAGCTCGTCGACGATGCGGGCGAGCACGTCCACGTCCCCGAGACGGACTTCACCTTCCGTCAACTGATCCGGGCCCAGGCGCTGGGGGACATCGAGGCCCTCGGCCAATGCGACCGCCGGACGCTGCGGGTCCGCGTCGGCGGCCCCGAAGGCCTCGGCCTGCGCCGCCTGATCCAGCTCGTCGAGGAGTCCGCCTAG